The stretch of DNA GCGGCCTGTACAAGTCGGGCGCAGGCACGGGGTTCCGCATCACCGCCCCCGCCCGCAGCACCACGCGCACGCTCATCGTCTACGTCGGCGGCTGGAACTCGACGGGGCAGCTCCAGGCGCACCTGAGCGACGGCTCGGCGGCCGACTACACGAGCGGCCCGGTCGGTACGTCCAGCGGGCAGTACAACGCAACTTTCTCCCTCACCTACTCCGCAGCGGAGGGTCAGGTGCTGGAAGTGTCGTGGGTGCAGGCGTCGGGCGGTGGGAACGTGACGCTGCAGGCCGCGTCGTTGGCCGACAGCCAGCCAGCGGGCGTCACGGGCGAGCTGTCCGTCAGCGCCATCCCCGTGAGCCTCACGATCGACCTGTCGGGCACCGGCACGATCGACTGGGCTCGCTGGCCGGGCTATGACCACAAAGCCGACGGCGGCGGCTCGATCTCCACGTTCCAGGTCGTCGGCAGCGGGCCGGTGACCGCCTACACGAACGACGCGCGGACCCTGACATGGTCGGGCGGCACGCCGACGACCGCCGGCTCCAACCGGAGCGGCGTCTACAAGACGGGCGCGGGCACGGGATTCCGGATCACGGCGCCGGCCGACGAAACGAGCCGGACGCTGACGCTCTACGTGGGCGGATGGAACTCCACCGGCCAGCTCAGCGTGCAGCTCTCGGACAACTCCGCGCCGATCTACACGAGCCCGGCTGTCGGCGGTGCCGGCCAGTACGACGCTGCCTATGTCGTGACGTACCGGTCTGGACCAGGCCAGCAGTTGGTCCTCACGTGGACCCAGGTGTCCGGAGGCGGCAACGTGACCCTCCAAGGCGCCGCGCTGGCCACCGCCACGGCACCCTGAGGCCTGAGCCGCCGCGATCCCAAGAAAGTCGGGAATTTCGCCGGCGCTCTGTCGGCACCGCCCCGGTCCGGTGTAGACTCCGCGCCCGGAGGGGGACTCCACATGAAACACGTCGTGACCGCGTTCGTTCTGCTAGGGGTGTGCACGGTCGCCGCAGAGGCTCAAGACCGTTCGCACTGGGGAGCCGCTGCCGGCTTCATCCCGAAGTGGGAGACCGGCGGATCGTTGAAGGACTTCGAGAACCTCGTGATCAACGAGGACAGCCTCGGGATCTCCGGCTCCGAGTTCCGCATCGGTATCGTCCGCGGGCGGCGTCTGTCGGGCGACTGGGGCGTCTCGTTCGTCCGCCGGGCGTTGGACAAAGGCGACACGGTCACGCAGTCGGACGGCTACGGGTGCCAGGGCGGCTCGACGGGTTCGTCCGCGCCCTTCATCCTCGCGTGCACCGGCGACAACTCGGAGGTCACACCGGGCGATCTCCGAATCACGGGTGTCGAAGTGAACAAGTTCTTCTCGTTCGTGACGATTGCCGAACGCGTGCAGATCGGCATCAACATCGCGGGCGGCATCGGCAAGGGCGACGGCAGCTACAGCACGCGTTCCTTCCACACGACGTTCACCTGCACCTTCCCCCCGGGAAAGTTCCCGGACTACGGCCCGGACAGCGACCCGTGCACGGGTGGGGTCAAGTCGAAAGAAGTGACGACGCCGACCGGCACCGGGACCGAGCCCTTCGGGCGCATCCTGAATTACGAAAAGAATTTCATCCCGCTCGGCAAGGTCGAGGTCGGCGTCTCGGTCATCGTCGTACCCCAGCTCAAGATACGGCTCAGCGGAGGCATGGACTACCCGGGGATGAGCACGGTCGGAATCACGGGCCTGTTCTTCTTCGGATCGGAATAGAACGGTGAGGCGTGCGAGGCTCGTGGCGGTTCAGTTCAGACGGCTGCCAGGGGCTTCGCCGCGCAGCCGCAGGCCGGCGTGGCGTTGTCAGATCTTCGGCAGCGTCACGCCGGACTGTTTCAGGTACTTGCCCTTCTTGTCGCCGTACGACCGCTCGCACACCTCGTCGCTCTGCAGGAAGAGCACCTGCGCGATGCCCTCGTTGGCGTAGATCTTCGCCGGCAGCGGCGTCGTGTTCGAGATCTCGAGCGTGACGAAGCCCTCCCATTCCGGCTCGAAGGGCGTGACGTTCACGATGATGCCGCACCGCGCGTAGGTCGATTTGCCCAGGCAGATCGTCAGGATGTCGCGCGGGATCCGGAAGTACTCGATCGTCCGGGCCAGCGCGAAGGAGTTCGGCGGCACGATGCAGACGTCCGACTTGATGTCCACGAACGACCGCGGGTCGAAGCTCTTCGGGTCGATGACGGTGTTGTTGATGTTCGTGAAGACCTTGAACTCGTCCGCGACGCGGATGTCGTAGCCGTAGGACGACAGCCCGTAGGAGACCACACCTGCGCGAACCTGGTCGTCGACGAACGGCTCGATCATGCCGTGCTCGAGCGCCATCCGGCGAATCCATCTGTCGGCCTTGATCGGCATCGCTCACCGCCGCAGCAGCATCCCGATCACCGACAGCACCACGCTGACGACGATGCAGGTCATGAGAGGAAAGTAGAACGTCGAATTGCCGCGCTGGATCCGGATGTCGCCCGGCAGCCGGCCGAGCGGCAGGCCCATCTGCACCAGCAGGCCGGCCACCACCAGGACAACGCCCACGGTTATCAGCGCGCGCCCCATGGCATCGGCCCGCGTCAGAGCTCCATGCCGCGGAAGAAGTACCCGAGCTCGAACGCCGCCGTCTCGGGCGCGTCCGATCCATGCGTCGCGTTGAACTCGATCGACGTGCCGAACTCCTTCCGGAGCGTGCCGGCGTCGGCTTTCGCGGGATCCGTCGCGCCCATCAGGGCCCGCCATTTCTGGATCGCGCCCGATGCCTCGAGCACCATCACGATGCACGGCCCGGACGACATGAAATCCGTCAGGCTGCCGAAGAACGGCCGCGCCTTGTGCACGGCATAGAAGCCCTCGGCGTCCCGCTTGGACAGGTGTGTGAGGCGCAGGCCCCGGACGACGAAGCCGGCCTGCTCGATGCGCGCGAGGATCTGTCCCGCTTTCTGCGCGCGGACGGCGTCGGGCTTGATGATGGCGAAGG from Acidobacteriota bacterium encodes:
- the ndk gene encoding nucleoside-diphosphate kinase, yielding MNTERTFAIIKPDAVRAQKAGQILARIEQAGFVVRGLRLTHLSKRDAEGFYAVHKARPFFGSLTDFMSSGPCIVMVLEASGAIQKWRALMGATDPAKADAGTLRKEFGTSIEFNATHGSDAPETAAFELGYFFRGMEL
- a CDS encoding dCTP deaminase, yielding MPIKADRWIRRMALEHGMIEPFVDDQVRAGVVSYGLSSYGYDIRVADEFKVFTNINNTVIDPKSFDPRSFVDIKSDVCIVPPNSFALARTIEYFRIPRDILTICLGKSTYARCGIIVNVTPFEPEWEGFVTLEISNTTPLPAKIYANEGIAQVLFLQSDEVCERSYGDKKGKYLKQSGVTLPKI
- a CDS encoding DUF2905 domain-containing protein; this translates as MGRALITVGVVLVVAGLLVQMGLPLGRLPGDIRIQRGNSTFYFPLMTCIVVSVVLSVIGMLLRR